A genomic stretch from Telopea speciosissima isolate NSW1024214 ecotype Mountain lineage chromosome 7, Tspe_v1, whole genome shotgun sequence includes:
- the LOC122669739 gene encoding uncharacterized protein LOC122669739 → MQSRGATQLISCNSQFSQMLSNLSHKLRRLCSRLYWPIRRRSKIKIVIRRFGKCNLKSSQAKEEPISNESSIHQNGQLGTPTSKFERPIRLATFNAALFSMAPAIPQSEKSVVFDYGEEDYLKVRRSMEVDIRAKSVNDRPKSILKQSPLHPNSMNSPDHATKQQKFAKSKLRVSINLPDNEISLVRSRQSSFAEANGEGPSSSSTITSRNQKGKAPLRSSVSFSANMIITDRVDESRRNRRSILEVLREVDADILALQDVKAEEEKGMKPLSDLASALGMTYAFAESWAPEYGNAVLSKWPIKRWQVQKIFDDTDFRNVLKATIDVPQAGEFNFYCTHLDHLNENWRMKQINSIIQSNAQPHILAGGLNSLDETDYSAERWSDIKKYYEEIGKPTPKVDVMKFLKGKQYVDSKDFSGECESVVIIAKGQNVQGTCKYGTRVDYILASPGSVYKFVPGSYSVMSSKGTSDHHIVKVDVVRVDNCTEQKVASRRRRKPKRKVVKITNPSSSSGI, encoded by the exons ATGCAATCAAGGGGAGCTACTCAATTAATTTCCTGCAATTCCCAGTTCTCTCAAATGCTAAGCAACCTCAGCCATAAACTTCGGCGCCTCTGTTCTAGACTATACTGGCCAATACGGAGGCGTTCCAAGATCAAAATTGTCATCAGGAGGTTTGGGAAGTGTAACCTGAAATCTTCTCAGGCGAAAGAAGAACCCATCTCCAACGAGTCATCCATCCATCAAAATGGTCAACTGGGCACTCCTACTTCTAAATTCGAGAGGCCAATTCGACTTGCGACTTTCAATGCGGCCCTGTTCTCCATGGCTCCTGCCATCCCCCAGTCTGAGAAGTCTGTTGTCTTTGATTATGGGGAGGAAGATTATCTCAAGGTCAGGCGTTCCATGGAGGTTGATATCAGAGCCAAGTCTGTAAATGATCGTCCCAAGAGCATACTCAAGCAATCTCCCCTGCATCCCAACTCTATGAACAGTCCTGACCATGCTACCAAGCAACAGAAGTTCGCAAAATCAAAATTGAGGGTCTCTATCAATCTCCCTGACAATGAAATCTCATTGGTGCGCAGTAGACAGTCGAGTTTTGCAGAAGCGAACGGTGAGGGGCCTTCTTCGTCGAGCACGATTACAAGCAGGAACCAAAAAGGCAAAGCTCCTCTGAGGTCCAGTGTGAGCTTCTCAGCCAATATGATAATCACTGATAGAGTCGATGAGAGCCGGAGAAACCGTCGATCCATTCTGGAAGTGCTGAGGGAAGTGGATGCAGATATATTAGCTCTGCAAGATGTCAAagcagaggaagagaaaggCATGAAACCTCTATCAGACTTGGCTAGTGCCTTGGGTATGACATATGCATTCGCTGAGAGCTGGGCTCCTGAGTATGGGAACGCTGTGTTGTCTAAGTGGCCAATTAAGAGATGGCAAGTTCAGAAAATATTCGATGATACAGACTTCAG GAATGTGCTGAAGGCAACAATTGATGTGCCCCAGGCAGGAGAATTCAACTTCTATTGCACTCATCTTGACCATTTGAATGAGAACTGGAGGATGAAGCAGATAAATTCAATTATCCAATCAAATGCTCAGCCTCACATCTTAGCTGGAGGGCTCAACTCCCTAGATGAAACAGACTACTCTGCAGAGAGATGGTCAGATATTAAGAAG TACTATGAGGAGATTGGAAAGCCGACACCAAAGGTTGATGTGatgaagttcttgaaggggAAGCAATATGTAGATTCCAAGGACTTTTCAGGGGAATGCGAATCAGTAGTTATAATTGCCAAAGGCCAAA ATGTGCAGGGGACATGCAAGTATGGGACAAGAGTTGATTACATATTGGCATCGCCGGGCTCAGTATACAAGTTTGTTCCTGGGTCTTACTCTGTTATGTCATCGAAAGGGACGTCTGATCACCATATAGTGAAGGTTGATGTGGTAAGGGTAGATAACTGCACTGAACAAAAGGTTGCCTCACGGCGTAGAAGAAAACCTAAACGGAAGGTTGTAAAGATAACAAATCCTTCTTCATCAAGCGGAATATAG